One window of Aspergillus oryzae RIB40 DNA, chromosome 3 genomic DNA carries:
- a CDS encoding M1 family metallopeptidase (puromycin-sensitive aminopeptidase and related aminopeptidases) — MCRRADVPSGSTNITHGREVLPTNVKPVHYDLTLEPNFESFKYEGTVVIDLQVTEDTTSISLNSNEIDIHSAIVSAQGSVVTSSPEISVNKDTQVATVKFAETIPAGSSAQLKLTFTGILNDNMAGFYRSSYKTANGETKYLASTQMEPTDARRAFPCFDEPALKAKFTVTLIADKSMTCLSNMDVASETDAEGGKKVVKFNTSPLMSTYLVAFIVGHLNYIETKDFRVPIRVYATPDQDIEHGRFSLDLAAKTLAFYEKAFDSSFPLPKMDMVAVPDFSAGAMENWGLITYRIVDVLLDEKNSGASRKERIAEVVQHELAHQWFGNLVTMDFWDGLWLNEGFATWMSWYSCNSFFPEWKVWQTYVIDSLQGALSLDSLRSSHPIEVPVKRADEINQIFDAISYMKGSSVLRMISKYLGEDVFIQGVRNYIKKHAYGNTQTGDLWAALADASGKPVEQVMDIWTKNVGFPVVTVAEDAASSSIKLTQNRFLRTGDVRPEEDTTLYPVMLGLRTKQGLDENTMLTEREGQFKVPDLDFYKLNADHSAIYRTSYTPERLTKLGEAAKQGLLTVEDRAGMIADAGALASSGYQSTSGLLSLLKGFDNEAEFIVWNEIVARVGTLRAAWLFEDSQAKDALKAFQRALVSSKTHEIGWEFSEKDGHILQQFKALLFGAAGSAEDPVVVKAAQEMFQRFAAGETSAIHPNIRGSVFSIVLKNGGEKEYNVVYDRFRNAPTSDEKTTALRCLGSAEDPALIQRTLGLALSDEVKNQDIYMPLGGLRNHTAGIEARWAWMKNNWDALYKRLPPGLGMLGTVVQLTTSSFCTEAQLKEVEDFFKDKDTKGFDRAVEQSLDAIRAKINWINRDRTDVESWLKSNGYLRDGKL; from the exons ATGTGTCGTCGTGCTGATGTGCCTTCGGGCTCGACGAACATCACCCATGGCCGTGAGGTCCTGCCCACCAATGTCAAGCCGGTCCATTATGACCTGACCTTGGAGCCGAATTTCGAGTCCTTCAAATATGAGGGTACCGTTGTGATCGA CCTCCAGGTCACCGAAGATACTACTTCCATTTCCCTCAACTCCAACGAGATCGACATCCACAGTGCCATCGTATCCGCTCAGGGCTCCGTCGTCACCTCCAGCCCGGAGATCTCCGTCAACAAGGATACCCAAGTAGCTACCGTCAAGTTCGCCGAGACGATCCCCGCCGGATCCTCCGCCCAGCTGAAGCTCACCTTCACCGGCATCCTCAATGACAATATGGCTGGCTTCTACCGGTCGTCTTACAAGACGGCAAACGGCGAGACCAAATATCTTGCTTCGACCCAGATGGAGCCCACGGATGCCCGCAGAGCGTTCCCCTGCTTCGACGAGCCAGCCCTCAAGGCCAAGTTCACTGTGACTTTAATCGCTGACAAGAGCATGACCTGCCTGAGCAACATGGACGTTGCTTCGGAGACTGATGCCGAAGGCGGCAAGAAGGTCGTCAAGTTCAACACTTCCCCACTCATGTCCACGTATCTCGTGGCTTTCATTGTCGGTCACCTGAACTACATTGAGACGAAGGACTTCCGTGTCCCCATCCGTGTGTATGCTACGCCGGATCAGGATATTGAGCATGGCCGCTTCTCGTTGGATCTGGCTGCTAAGACACTGGCGTTCTATGAGAAGGCTTTTGATAGCAGTTTCCCTCTCCCTAAGATGGACATGGTCGCCGTGCCGGACTTTAGTGCAGGCGCCATGGAGAACTGGGGTCTGATTACCTATCGTATCGTCGATGTGCTTCTAGACGAGAAGAACAGTGGTGCTTCGCGCAAGGAGCGTATTGCCGAGGTCGTTCAGCACGAGCTGGCTCACCAGTGGTTCGGAAACCTTGTCACCATGGATTTCTGGGATGGCCTTTGGCTCAACGAAGGCTTTGCAACCTGGATGTCGTGGTACTCTTGCAACAGTTTCTTCCCGGAGTGGAAGGTCTGGCAGACTTACGTCATCGACAGCTTGCAGGGCGCGCTTTCCCTCGACTCTCTCCGTAGTAGCCACCCTATTGAAGTGCCTGTCAAGCGTGCCGACGAGATCAACCAGATCTTCGATGCCATTTCCTACATGAAGGGTTCTTCCGTGCTGCGCATGATCTCGAAGTACCTGGGAGAGGACGTTTTCATCCAGGGTGTCCGCAACTACATTAAGAAGCACGCTTATGGAAACACCCAGACTGGTGATCTGTGGGCTGCTCTTGCTGACGCAAGTGGAAAGCCTGTCGAGCAGGTCATGGATATCTGGACTAAGAACGTCGGATTCCCTGTGGTCACTGTGGCCGAGGATGCTGCTAGCTCGTCGATCAAGCTGACCCAGAACCGCTTCTTGCGCACTGGCGATGTTCGCCCAGAAGAGGACACTACTCTGTACCCTGTCATGTTGGGCTTGCGTACAAAGCAGGGTCTTGATGAGAACACCATGTTGACTGAGCGTGAGGGCCAGTTCAAGGTGCCCGACCTTGATTTCTATAAGCTGAACGCCGACCATTCTGCTATCTATCGTACCTCCTACACTCCTGAACGGCTCACTAAGCTTGGTGAGGCGGCCAAGCAGGGCCTGCTGACTGTCGAAGACCGCGCCGGTATgattgcagatgctggtGCCCTAGCTTCGTCTGGCTACCAGAGCACCTCCGGTTTGCTCTCGCTCCTCAAGGGCTTTGATAACGAGGCTGAGTTTATCGTGTGGAATGAGATCGTGGCCCGCGTTGGTACTCTCCGGGCCGCATGGCTCTTCGAGGATAGCCAAGCTAAGGATGCTTTGAAGGCGTTCCAGCGCGCTTTGGTCAGCTCCAAGACTCACGAGATTGGCTGGGAATTCTCAGAGAAGGATGGCCACATCCTGCAGCAATTCAAGGCGCTTCTGTTTGGCGCTGCCGGCTCGGCCGAGGATCCAGTTGTCGTCAAGGCCGCCCAGGAGATGTTCCAACGCTTTGCCGCGGGCGAAACCAGCGCTATCCATCCGAACATCCGCGGTAGCGTTTTCAGTATCGTTCTGAAGAACGGTGGCGAGAAGGAGTACAATGTCGTGTACGACCGATTCCGCAACGCTCCTACCTCTGATGAGAAGACCACTGCTCTTCGCTGCCTCGGCTCTGCTGAAGACCCGGCCCTCATCCAGCGTACTCTGGGCCTTGCCCTCAGTGATGAAGTTAAGAACCAGGATATCTACATGCCTCTTGGCGGTCTGCGCAACCACACAGCCGGTATTGAGGCTCGCTGGGCCTGGATGAAGAACAACTGGGATGCACTCTACAAGCGTCTGCCTCCGGGACTTGGTATGCTGGGCACTGTTGTTCAGCTCACTACTTCCAGCTTCTGCACCGAGGCGCAGTtgaaggaggtggaggacttcttcaaggacaaggatacTAAG GGCTTTGACCGTGCCGTTGAGCAGAGTCTCGATGCCATCCGGGCCAAGATCAACTGGATCAACCGTGACCGCACTGATGTAGAATCTTGGCTGAAGTCGAATGGCTATCTCCGCGATGGCAAGCTGTGA
- a CDS encoding high affinity methionine permease (amino acid transporters), protein MPDTKALEEGPRRADGVSQLYEGNVFDATPEDRRQIGVVSASFLIFNRVIGTGIFATPSTILSLAGSVGLSLFMWVIGTVIAMAGTAVYLEWGTAIPKNGGEKNYLEYVFKKPKFLITCMYASYVMLLGWAASNSVVFGEYILNAADVEVDRWNQRGIGLACISAAFLIHAFALKWGLHLQNFLGVVKLVIIVFVVVCGFVALGGHMKIDNPPHNFRNAFEGTTNSGYGIVMSLYNVIWSFIGYSNANYALSETKNPTRTLKIAAPIAIGSVGVLYMLCNIAYFAAVPREQFLSSGQTVAAVFFGNMFGPRAEKVMSVFVALSAFGNVLSVIFSQGRIVQELGREGVLPLSKFFASNKPLNAPAAGLFEHYIVSIIILLAPPPGDAYNFLVNLISYPLAIINVFVSGGLVYVYFTHKTKFPDWNPGIRATLPVTIFFCLSNVYLVVAPYVPPSAGQSVYEELPYYLHCVVALGIFAAGGIYYLVWAVLLPRLGNYVLVKETVVDADGWSRSVISRLPLAEAEIRQAQWQQEQQHS, encoded by the exons ATGCCGGACACAAAGGCCCTGGAAGAAGGGCCCCGGAGGGCCGATGGTGTCTCTCAGCTAT ATGAGGGCAATGTCTTCGACGCAACACCTGAAGACCGCCGGCAAATTGGCGTGGTTAGCGCCTCGTTCCTGATCTTCAACAGAGTCATTGGAACTGGTATCTTTGCTACGCCAAGTACTATCCTGTCGTTGGCCGGTAGTGTTGGACTTTCCCTGTTCATGTGGGTGATTGGCACTGTCATTGCCATGGCCGGTACCGCCGTGTACCTGGAATGGGGTACTGCTATCCCGAA GAACGGTGGTGAAAAGAACTATCTTGAATATGTCTTCAAGAAGCCCAAGTTCCTCATAACATGCATGTATGCTTCTTACGTCATGTTACTTGGCTGGGCTGCGAGCAACAGTGTGGTGTTCGGCGAGTACATCCTCAATGCCGCTGATGTCGAGGTCGACCGTTGGAACCAACGTGGCATTGGGTTGGCCTGTATCTCTGCTGCTTTCCTCATTCATGCCTTCGCCTTGAAGTGGGGTCTTCATCTCCAAAACTTCCTTGGTGTGGTCAAGCTTGTCATCATCGTGTTCGTCGTCGTCTGTGGGTTTGTTGCCCTCGGAGGTCATATGAAGATCGATAACCCCCCTCACAACTTCCGGAATGCCTTTGAAGGCACAACGAATAGCGGTTATGGAATCGTCATGTCACTATATAACGTCATCTGGTCATTTATCGGCTACTCGAATGCCAACTAC GCTTTGAGTGAGACCAAGAACCCCACACGCACATTGAAGATCGCCGCGCCAATTGCCATCGGATCCGTTGGAGTCCTTTACATGCTCTGCAACATCGCTTATTTCGCCGCCGTCCCTCGAGAACAGTTTCTTAGTTCTGGCCAGACTGTCGCCGCCGTCTTTTTCGGTAACATGTTTGGACCGAGGGCAGAGAAGGTCATGTCGGTCTTCGTCGCCTTATCAGCATTTGGCAATGTCTTGTCGGTGATCTTCTCTCAAGGTCGCATCGTCCAAGAGCTGGGACGTGAGGGTGTCCTGCCTCTCTCGAAGTTTTTCGCTAGCAACAAGCCACTTAATGCGCCGGCCGCTGGTCTGTTTGAGCACTACATCGTCTCGATCATCATCTTACTGGCTCCCCCTCCCGGAGACGCTTATAACTTCTTGGTCAACCTGATTTCGTACCCgctcgccatcatcaacgTCTTTGTATCTGGTGGCCTCGTTTATGTCTACTTCACCCACAAGACGAAGTTCCCCGACTGGAACCCTGGTATCCGCGCCACACTTCCCgtgaccatcttcttctgcttgtcCAACGTGTATCTGGTGGTGGCGCCGTACGTGCCCCCAAGTGCCGGACAGAGCGTCTACGAGGAACTCCCATACTACCTGCACTGTGTGGTGGCCCTGGGAATCTTCGCAGCCGGTGGAATCTATTACCTCGTGTGGGCCGTTTTGCTCCCACGCTTGGGCAACTATGTGCTGGTCAAGGAAACCGTGGTGGATGCTGACGGCTGGTCTCGGAGTGTCATCTCACGTCTCCCGTTGGCGGAAGCTGAAATTCGTCAAGCGCAATGGCAACAGGAGCAACAGCACTCCTAA